Proteins encoded by one window of Cyclobacteriaceae bacterium:
- a CDS encoding VWA domain-containing protein — protein MDSAEQISEVWYSLEWFSWSTLQSFSWERPQFLYAIAALPLLLLIRWLWRYKFNQKLPVALTQKDLKSSTLNLVRLIPDILFLLMLALLLVALARPQRTNEKVDQWTEGIDIMLAVDISQSMQISDFTPNRLEAAKEVAIDFIDGRIQDRIGLVVFSGDAFSLAPLTTDYNLLKSYIREIDFSMIENRGTAIGSAIGVVTNRMRESTAQSKVCILLSDGDNTAGNIDPITAAELAAAYGIKMYTIVVGKEGMVPYGKDFFGRPNMIENTVDETTMRKIAEIGEGEFFRVSDNQALQQVFDKIDQYEKAEIKETRFKDTADYYYHYLTWGIVLLLLWLFTKSTFISNVLQD, from the coding sequence ATGGATAGCGCGGAACAAATATCGGAAGTGTGGTATTCGCTGGAGTGGTTTAGCTGGTCAACCCTGCAATCGTTTAGTTGGGAAAGACCACAGTTTCTGTATGCCATAGCCGCATTACCACTCTTGTTGCTCATACGCTGGCTGTGGCGCTACAAGTTCAATCAAAAATTGCCGGTTGCCTTAACGCAAAAAGATCTGAAATCGTCCACATTGAATTTAGTTCGGCTTATACCCGATATACTTTTTCTGCTCATGCTTGCTCTATTGCTGGTGGCGCTGGCCCGGCCACAACGCACGAATGAAAAAGTGGATCAATGGACAGAAGGGATTGATATCATGTTAGCAGTAGATATTTCGCAATCCATGCAAATATCCGACTTCACACCCAACCGACTTGAAGCCGCCAAAGAGGTAGCCATAGACTTTATTGATGGTCGCATCCAGGACCGGATTGGATTGGTGGTGTTCTCCGGAGATGCCTTTTCACTCGCCCCATTAACAACCGATTATAATTTATTGAAGTCGTACATCAGAGAAATTGACTTTTCCATGATTGAAAACCGGGGTACTGCCATTGGCAGCGCCATAGGTGTAGTGACCAACCGGATGCGTGAATCGACTGCCCAATCGAAGGTGTGTATTTTATTAAGTGATGGTGACAATACAGCCGGTAACATTGATCCGATTACGGCCGCTGAACTGGCTGCAGCGTATGGAATAAAAATGTACACCATTGTTGTCGGGAAGGAAGGCATGGTTCCGTACGGAAAAGATTTCTTCGGTCGGCCGAACATGATTGAAAATACGGTGGACGAGACCACCATGCGAAAAATTGCTGAAATTGGAGAGGGCGAATTTTTCCGCGTAAGCGACAACCAGGCGCTACAGCAAGTGTTCGATAAAATTGATCAGTACGAAAAAGCGGAAATCAAAGAAACGCGCTTTAAAGACACTGCGGATTATTACTACCACTACCTCACCTGGGGAATTGTATTGCTGTTGCTCTGGCTCTTCACAAAATCCACCTTCATCAGCAATGTATTGCAGGATTAA
- a CDS encoding LysE family transporter: MEIVLKGIVSGLVLALLIGPVFFSIIQTSIERGFLSGVLVAVGVSLSDALYIFLAYMGLSQVFSNGDNQRYMAYFGGIILFAFGVYYLFIKSRRILDFKSVNIKSTSPWRLISKGFIINGLSPMVLIFWLGTVSVATGEFGYTTTTQVVTFFSAIVATVLLTDIIKAKLADKLRTVMTPRLVRVMNLILGVVMLIFAGRLLLYADNFNFH, translated from the coding sequence ATGGAAATCGTCCTTAAAGGTATTGTTTCCGGACTGGTACTGGCCCTGCTCATTGGTCCCGTTTTTTTCTCCATCATTCAAACCAGCATTGAACGCGGATTTCTGAGCGGTGTACTGGTTGCCGTTGGTGTTTCCCTGAGTGATGCACTTTATATTTTCCTTGCCTACATGGGACTATCACAAGTATTCAGCAATGGCGATAATCAGCGATACATGGCGTATTTCGGTGGTATCATACTTTTTGCCTTTGGAGTTTATTATTTGTTTATAAAAAGTCGGAGAATTCTGGATTTCAAATCGGTTAATATCAAGTCCACAAGTCCATGGCGCCTCATTTCCAAAGGGTTTATCATTAATGGGCTAAGCCCGATGGTGTTGATTTTTTGGTTGGGGACGGTGAGTGTGGCAACTGGTGAATTTGGTTACACCACAACAACCCAGGTAGTCACTTTTTTTAGTGCCATTGTAGCTACCGTTTTGCTAACCGATATCATCAAAGCCAAACTGGCCGATAAGCTTCGCACGGTAATGACACCCCGTTTGGTACGCGTGATGAATCTTATATTGGGTGTGGTGATGTTGATTTTTGCAGGGCGATTATTGCTTTATGCCGATAACTTCAACTTTCATTAA
- a CDS encoding GH3 auxin-responsive promoter family protein produces the protein MAIIGTLLKKGIRIREMMEQEYSSPFDLQKKELKELLIEADQTEFGKHYNFADILKEFRKGNKSFYHAFSERVPVHSYNKIYNEWWKLALQGGKNICWPGRVKYFALSSGTSEASSKHIPVTKDMTKAIQKTSIRQILTLSKYDLPDDFFTSGILMLGGSTHLNKIGNYFEGDLSGIQAAKLPFWFQHFYKPGKRIAKTRNWEAKLDEITHKAHEWDIGIIVGVPAWLQILMEKIIDHYKVKHIHEIWPNLKVYVHGGVSFDPYRKGFEKLLGKPIHYIETYLASEGFIAFQAYPNRRSMRLVLNNGIFYEFIPFTDSNFDENGEVKPNVKPLMIDEVEEGKEYAILLSTCSGAWRYLIGDVIKFVSLEESEIVITGRTKHFLSLCGEHLSVDNMNKAIELASNELNIDVPEFTVAGIPHGSLFAHHWFVGTDDNVDNQILRERIDAHLKVLNDDYAVERSAALKDVYVDVLPVNTFYEWMKSKGKVGGQNKFPRVMKRSQLEDWQAFIENHVNGNRP, from the coding sequence ATGGCGATAATCGGCACATTGCTCAAAAAAGGAATCCGCATCCGCGAGATGATGGAGCAGGAATACTCTTCGCCTTTCGATTTGCAGAAGAAGGAGTTGAAGGAGCTGCTCATTGAGGCGGATCAAACCGAGTTTGGTAAACATTACAATTTTGCTGACATCCTCAAGGAATTCCGAAAAGGAAACAAGAGCTTCTACCACGCCTTCTCCGAACGTGTTCCGGTTCATAGCTATAATAAAATTTATAACGAGTGGTGGAAGTTGGCACTGCAAGGCGGTAAAAATATTTGCTGGCCAGGTCGTGTAAAATATTTTGCGCTGAGTTCAGGTACTTCTGAAGCGTCATCCAAGCACATACCGGTAACCAAAGACATGACGAAGGCCATTCAGAAGACCAGCATTCGTCAGATACTTACCTTATCGAAATATGATTTGCCCGATGATTTTTTTACGTCTGGTATTCTCATGCTCGGAGGTAGTACACACTTGAATAAAATCGGAAATTATTTTGAAGGTGATCTGAGTGGTATTCAAGCCGCAAAACTTCCTTTTTGGTTTCAACACTTTTACAAACCCGGTAAGCGCATTGCCAAAACGCGCAACTGGGAGGCGAAGCTGGATGAGATAACGCATAAGGCGCATGAGTGGGACATCGGGATTATTGTGGGCGTGCCAGCGTGGTTACAAATCCTGATGGAAAAAATTATTGATCATTACAAGGTAAAGCACATACATGAAATTTGGCCTAACCTGAAAGTGTATGTGCATGGCGGTGTCTCCTTCGATCCATATCGAAAGGGATTCGAAAAATTATTGGGTAAGCCCATTCACTACATTGAAACCTATCTGGCTTCTGAAGGCTTTATCGCCTTTCAAGCTTACCCAAACAGACGCTCCATGCGACTGGTATTGAACAATGGTATTTTTTACGAATTCATTCCTTTTACCGATAGCAATTTTGATGAGAATGGCGAAGTAAAACCCAATGTAAAACCGCTGATGATTGACGAAGTGGAGGAGGGTAAGGAGTATGCTATTTTGTTATCAACCTGTTCGGGTGCGTGGCGCTACCTGATCGGTGATGTGATAAAATTTGTTTCATTGGAAGAATCCGAGATCGTGATTACCGGTCGTACCAAGCATTTTCTCAGCCTGTGTGGTGAACACCTTTCAGTGGATAACATGAACAAGGCCATTGAGCTTGCTTCAAATGAATTGAATATTGATGTGCCTGAGTTTACCGTTGCTGGTATTCCTCATGGCTCCTTATTCGCGCACCACTGGTTTGTAGGTACAGATGACAACGTAGACAATCAGATTTTGCGTGAAAGAATTGATGCACACCTTAAGGTATTAAATGATGATTATGCCGTGGAGCGCAGTGCCGCATTGAAGGATGTTTATGTGGATGTACTTCCAGTGAACACATTCTACGAGTGGATGAAATCAAAAGGAAAGGTTGGAGGACAGAATAAATTTCCAAGGGTAATGAAACGCAGTCAGTTGGAAGACTGGCAAGCCTTTATCGAAAATCATGTAAATGGAAATCGTCCTTAA
- a CDS encoding YggS family pyridoxal phosphate-dependent enzyme — translation MTIKNNIVRYTQNLPPGCTLIAVSKTQPPEKIQEAYDAGQRAFGENKAQEMARKHEQLPRDIQWHMIGHLQTNKVKYIAPFVHLIHSVDSLKLLTEIDKQAKKNNRVIACLLQVHIAEEESKFGFSAEEIHELLKSEELKSLNHIRITGLMGMATFTENMEQVRKEFHSLNHLFTTLKNKPLPKQVVMQELSMGMSGDYQIAIEEGSTMIRIGTAIFGERNYASASSTQQ, via the coding sequence ATGACGATCAAAAATAACATAGTCCGGTATACGCAAAACCTGCCTCCCGGTTGTACACTCATCGCAGTGAGTAAAACGCAACCCCCTGAAAAAATACAGGAGGCTTATGATGCCGGACAGCGAGCCTTCGGGGAAAATAAAGCACAGGAAATGGCCCGCAAACACGAGCAACTTCCGCGTGACATTCAGTGGCACATGATCGGCCACCTGCAAACCAATAAGGTAAAGTACATTGCGCCATTTGTACACCTGATCCATTCGGTAGATTCGCTGAAGCTTTTAACCGAAATTGACAAGCAAGCCAAAAAAAATAACCGGGTAATTGCGTGCCTGTTACAGGTTCATATTGCTGAGGAAGAATCGAAATTTGGTTTCTCGGCAGAAGAGATTCACGAACTTCTAAAAAGTGAAGAACTGAAAAGTCTGAATCACATCCGCATTACCGGACTGATGGGCATGGCCACCTTTACCGAAAACATGGAGCAGGTACGGAAAGAATTCCATTCGCTCAATCATTTGTTTACGACACTTAAAAATAAACCTTTACCCAAACAAGTGGTGATGCAGGAATTGTCGATGGGCATGAGTGGCGATTACCAAATTGCCATTGAAGAAGGCAGTACGATGATACGCATCGGTACCGCTATTTTTGGAGAACGTAATTATGCTTCGGCATCCTCTACCCAGCAATAA